The Polyangiaceae bacterium genome includes a region encoding these proteins:
- a CDS encoding DUF2062 domain-containing protein → MSPRKKPSRWRRLWTRLRGGELSPKRASASVAVGLFVGSLPLYGLHLPLCLLVCVPLRLDAVTAYLAANVSNPLFAPFLVTAEVEVGALVTSGGFVEFTVEQARALGVGGFVLQLAVGSVVVGAALALVGGVVTRRLVREPTAESRALRGAVERTVQRYADAPRAHRFYVALKLESDPLTGRLAKLADLGEVADAACGRGQFALLLFELGAAKRVVGFDWDATKIEVATAAAEGDIELSVADLRNVELPEVDTLLLLDALHYLGVEEQDLVLERAVASVRPGGRVLIRELDGATRGGRLALLFERMAVRARLNSGERITARPIADIVARLAKAGFAVRVQSAGGLLGNRLVVAERPAQLESSATSASSTSASVSSAGATMEATVGAAPVSA, encoded by the coding sequence GTGAGCCCACGCAAGAAGCCGAGTCGCTGGCGCCGGCTGTGGACGCGGCTCCGCGGCGGCGAGCTCTCGCCCAAGCGCGCCAGCGCTTCCGTGGCGGTGGGGCTCTTCGTCGGCTCACTGCCGCTGTACGGGTTGCATTTGCCGCTGTGTTTGCTGGTCTGCGTCCCGCTCCGGCTCGACGCGGTGACGGCGTACTTGGCAGCCAACGTGTCGAACCCGCTGTTCGCGCCCTTCCTGGTCACGGCCGAGGTGGAGGTCGGGGCGCTGGTCACCAGCGGCGGCTTCGTGGAGTTCACGGTAGAACAGGCGCGCGCGCTGGGCGTGGGTGGCTTCGTGCTCCAGCTTGCCGTCGGATCGGTGGTGGTGGGCGCGGCTCTGGCGCTGGTGGGGGGCGTGGTCACGCGTCGCTTGGTCCGAGAGCCCACGGCCGAGAGTCGCGCGCTGCGCGGGGCCGTGGAACGGACGGTCCAGCGCTACGCCGACGCGCCCCGCGCCCATCGGTTCTATGTCGCCCTCAAGCTGGAGAGCGATCCGCTGACGGGACGGCTGGCCAAGCTCGCGGATCTCGGTGAGGTCGCGGACGCCGCGTGTGGCCGCGGGCAGTTCGCCCTGTTACTGTTCGAGCTCGGAGCCGCGAAGCGCGTCGTGGGCTTCGATTGGGACGCCACCAAGATAGAAGTGGCTACGGCCGCTGCGGAAGGCGACATCGAGCTCTCCGTAGCCGACCTTCGCAACGTGGAGCTTCCGGAAGTGGACACGCTGCTGTTGCTGGATGCGCTGCACTATCTCGGCGTCGAGGAGCAGGACTTGGTGCTCGAGCGGGCCGTCGCCAGTGTGCGTCCCGGGGGGCGCGTTCTCATCCGCGAGCTCGACGGGGCGACGCGCGGTGGACGCTTGGCGCTCCTGTTCGAGCGCATGGCCGTGCGAGCGCGGTTGAACTCCGGCGAGCGCATCACCGCGCGGCCCATCGCGGACATCGTCGCTCGACTGGCGAAGGCAGGGTTCGCCGTGCGTGTACAGAGCGCCGGGGGGCTTTTGGGCAACCGCCTGGTGGTCGCGGAGCGCCCGGCTCAGCTCGAGAGCTCGGCGACTTCGGCGTCGAGCACCTCGGCCAGCGTCTCGAGCGCTGGCGCCACCATGGAGGCCACGGTGGGGGCCGCACCCGTGAGCGCCTGA